Proteins from a single region of Oryza brachyantha chromosome 6, ObraRS2, whole genome shotgun sequence:
- the LOC102707408 gene encoding transmembrane protein 53 gives MMASFHRPLSAMAVAAFAAVSSIDLPDRLSHHKLPEPPVDDVSIPATTPDVSASAMSPAPAMSRLQFSPCNLQNLHPPAAASLPVIQTVYHYAKFSRPSEEEALTTVSSSSDVLYRWHLPDPKVCRDSCGGRSQTVVVLLGWLGSRQKHLKRYADWYTSIGFHAVTFTLPMSDIVSYNAGGKAEKNVEMLAQHLADWVSEEDGKKIVFHTFSNTGWLCYGVILENLQRQDPSAVDKIKGCVVDSAPVAVPDSQVWASGFSAAIMKKHSIAAKGLGSNNARPDVLVVESNKDHPKPAVTEAILLSALEKLFDVVLNYPTINRRLSGVMELLSLKQPKCPQLYIYSSADRVIPAKSVESFVESQRRAGHEVRACDFVSSPHVDHYRSNPELYTSQLTNFLEDCVLARCQEEEEEEVTN, from the exons ATGATGGCTTCCTTCCACCGCCCCCTCTCTGCCATGGCGGTTGCTGCCTTTGCTGCTGTCTCCTCCATTGACCTGCCTGACAGGCTCTCTCACCACAAGCTTCCTGAGCCACCCGTCGATGATGTCTCGATTCCAGCCACCACACCTGATGTATCAGCATCAGCCATGTCTCCAGCTCCTGCCATGTCTCGCCTGCAATTCTCGCCATGCAATCTGCAGAATTTGCACCCGCCTGCCGCTGCATCTTTGCCAGTCATCCAGACGGTGTACCATTATGCAAAGTTTTCCAGACCCTCGGAAGAGGAGGCACTGACCACCGTGTCTTCTTCGTCGGATGTTCTGTACCGCTGGCATCTGCCGGACCCCAAGGTCTGTCGTGACTCATGTGGTGGCAGGTCTCAGACAGTGGTGGTTTTGCTAGGCTGGTTGGGCTCCAGGCAGAAGCACCTCAAGAGATATGCCGATTGGTATACCTCCATAGGTTTCCATGCAGTCACCTTCACCCTCCCCATGTCTGACATTGTTAGCTACAATGCTGGAGGGAAGGCTGAGAAGAATGTAGAGATGCTTGCACAGCACCTCGCTGATTGGGTTAGCGAGGAGGATGGGAAGAAGATCGTTTTCCACACCTTCAGTAATACTGGCTGGCTTTG CTACGGCGTAATACTCGAGAATTTACAGAGGCAGGATCCTTCTGCAGTGGACAAAATTAAGGGCTGTGTAGTTGACTCAGCGCCTGTTGCTGTCCCTGATTCTCAG GTTTGGGCTTCAGGCTTCTCAGCTGCTATTATGAAAAAACACAGCATAGCGGCAAAAGGACTAGGATCAAACAATGCAAGGCCGGACGTCCTAGTTGTGGAGTCTAACAAGGATCATCCCAAGCCAGCAGTAACCGAGGCCATTCTACTGTCAGCGCTGGAGAAGCTGTTTGATGTTGTTTTGAACTACCCAACCATTAATAG GAGGTTGTCAGGTGTGATGGAGCTCTTGTCGTTGAAGCAGCCCAAGTGCCCGCAGCTGTACATATACAGCTCTGCCGACAGGGTAATACCGGCCAAGTCGGTGGAGTCGTTTGTGGAGAGTCAACGGCGGGCCGGGCACGAGGTGAGAGCATGCGACTTCGTGTCGTCGCCTCACGTCGACCACTATCGGAGCAACCCGGAGCTTTATACCTCCCAGCTCACCAATTTCCTGGAGGATTGCGTCTTGGCCCGCTgccaagaggaggaggaggaggaggtcacCAActaa